The stretch of DNA tgctttgggagtatctaTTAGacaccaaggaagggtaggtcggaacaacctaaccctgaaactacatgtgccggtgtaggagtgattgagggataAATCCCCGTGTTATTATGATGAGActatttccccttatatgggatgagattggtgtgttgagatatttCCTCCTTAAataggatgagattattgctagctaaATGTGATGTAATGTCTACCCACACGGCATTgtagtgagacggcttagccgatcgggctgagattggatgccatgccgcgcacatggtggtattgtgagtgtatgtctcggggtgagacgacttagccggtcgggttgagatcggactccgtgctaaaacacggtagtatatcggtgctaaatatctcccaacttaaattaccgaaACCTACGTGAAATTTACGTTTCCCCTAATGTGGCACTTTAACACCGtatgagtctcttattgatatcatgtttattctccgtttactattgctcgttctattgagagggtgtttagttttacatactagtactattacatatgtactaacgtcccttttgtcaggggcgctgcatctttaatggatgcaggtggttccatagcaggtggaattgatcagtaatagcagcacaccctctcctcagctgatttggtgagccccactttatttcggggtcttgtatcttctatcctttgtacatagcattttaagGTATaaccggagccttgttgccgacattgtcATAGCACTCTTATGTTCTttttagaggttccgtagacatagtgtgggttgtatctgctATGGGAAAGTTAAACTCAAAATGTTATAAtggtatcatctgttccactttaactatgattataCAACGTACTGTTTTGAAgattgttaatgacgtaactaatggaaatgaaccggTGTTGTTCATATGAGTCTTATTGAtttattaatgaaatgtattcttctctttatgtgTTGGTGAATTGGGTAGACGACACTATGCAGGTTTGCTCGACTGAGGTAACTCTTTTGAGCCCCGGTCGctctccccgaggtcggggcgtgacataaaCACCCGAATGGATCAAGTTCCGAGCGCACCACCAGTGCTAAAAGGGACGGACTCAAAGAAGAACACACAATTGCCATACAAACCATGCGCGGTACCCGAATTGATCCCAAAGCGATTTAAAATGCCAGACgtgccaaagtatgatgggacttcagatccttaggagcatatcaccacctatacaatggcGATGAAAGGAACGATTTAGCTCCCCATGAGATTGAATGAGTCTTACtgaagaaattcggggagacTCTTACGAAGGGAGCCCTAACATGGTATTCGCTTATGCCCGAGCATTTCATAGACACTTTTGAGATGCTCAAggactctttcatcaaggcccatgccggggccagaaaggtacaAGCCCGAAAGGCCGATATATCCAtgattgcacaaggagagtccgagttgCTGCGGTAGTTTGTGACCAGATTCCAGAAGGAAAAGATGTAGCTACCAGACGAAtaggcagctgaagcattcaccaaaggtctGAATCCGAGGAGTTTCGACGCTTCACGGAAGTTGAAAGAGAGTTTGTTCAAGTTCCAGgcaacaacttgggcagatgttcacaaccggtacggGTCAAAGATAAGGATTAAGGGTGATCAGCTCATTTCCCGGCGTCGGCCAAGGGTCGGTaccgggagaagaataaagagaaagCGAAAGATGATTTAGACACAGATCCACGGTCTTCAAGGAGTCGGGTTTTTTGACCTATGAACGGGCCGAGGGACATGGCAGAGGTTTTCGATCTGCCAGATAGATTCGCTACTAATATGAGAGTTGATCGCAGCCGAAATAATACGTCATTACAGGACAAGGAAACGTCTGGTCCTCGAGATTCTTCCAACCCAGGCTTtctgaatacaacttcaacgtcagcaTAGTGGAGCTGGTGTCAGCTATGAGGAATATTAAAGAGGCACGGTTCCTGAAGCCAATGAGATCCAATCCCTGCAAAAGGGATCATAATTCGTGCTCCGAATACCACGGAACAAACGGTAACCGGACTGGGGATTACCGGCATCTGCGCAAAGAGATGGCAACATTGCTGAAAAATGGACATCTCAGGGAAATTTTGAGTGACTGGGCTAAAAATAATTACGGATGCAGTCGCGATAACGCGGAGCCTTCGAAAGTAGGAGAGGATCCTCAACGTTTgatgatcaacatgattttcagtGGAAACGAGATTTATGGTGTGTCATATTCGGTGGTATAAAAGAAAAAAGTGTCGGTAACCCACAATAAGAGACTCCGAGAAGTCGCTGAGGACGACATTACTTTCACGAAGGAAGATGCGGATGTACTGCTGCTACCGTATAACGACGCCCTGGTAATCTCTCTGaatgtcttagattttaaaattaaacgtgttctggtagatccaggaagttcggccaatattatccAGTGGAGAGTGTTGGAGCAAGCCAAGCTCACCGGAAGTATCATTTCGTTCACGAAACTCCTCGCCGAGTTCAATCtggcaagcgtgacaacccgtGAAGAGATCCTGCAGCCCACAGATGTCAAAGGAGTGATGAAGACGACTCTTTTCGAGGTAGTGGATGACGATATGGGTTACAATATCATCCTAAAgagaccatggttgcacgagcTAAAGGTTTTGCCATCAACATATCATTAGttactgaaattcccaactcccaagggaattaaacaaataagaggtggCCAACcagcagcaagggagatgaatgcaatctcagtctccagtagcaaagggaaggagcctgcggcatagcaattataggaactGACGCCTTCTCCCGAGCCAAGAGAAAGAATTTGAACAAGTGGCATTGTTCAAAAAATTCTTGGAAAGGAAGTTCCAGTTGGGGATAAGACTGCACCCTGAACTCAGGTCTGGATTTATTGAATTCCTTTACATTTAATATCGATTATTTTGTGCGGTTGCAAGCGGATATGACATGTATCTCGTCAGAGGTGGCCGTACACAAGCTAAGCCTAGATCCCAGCATCCCTCCGGTAAGGCAGAAAAAATGTCTTATTGCCGAGGTCAGAAACAAATTTATCAAATAAGAGGTAACTCGCttacttgatatcggttcaattcgataggtaaagtatcctgactggctagctaatgtagtagtagttccaaagaagaacaataaattttgcatgtgcgtagactataaggatttaaatcaGGCATGCCCAAAAGACTTGTTCACAttaccaaacattgatcaaatgatcgaTGCAACGACCAGGCACGAGTTAacgagtttcctcgatgcttactccgggtacaatcaaatcaagatacacctggaggaccaggaaaaaacttcgttcataatgaactttgacacatattgttataatatgatgcccttcgggctaaagaatgcCGCAGCCACATTTCAGTGACACGTGATCACAATATTCGAAAAATaaatagggaaaaccatggaagtttacatagatgatatgctggttaagtctttgaacgcaggtgatcatcttaaacacttgcaagaaacttttgacatcttaaggaagcataacatgaagcttaaccctgaGAAGTGTGTGTTTGGgggtcagctccggtaagttcctCGGATTCCTGGTGTCACCAAGGGGGATCAaagttaaccccgataaaattaacAGGGAGGTTTAAATGGTTAACAAGGAGACTGGCCGCTTTGAGTAGATTCATTTCATGGTCTTCAGagaaatgccatcatttcttttcgctgctcaaaaagaagaaaaactttgAATGGTCCTCGGAGTGTCAGCAGACATTGagggatttgaaaaggtatttgttATGTCCTCTGTTACTATCAAAACCGGAGGAAGGAGAACAATTGTTGATCTACTTAGCAgcctcggaggtagcggtaagtgccaTTTAGTCtgtgaggatgaaggtacgcagtctcctatttattacattagtaaaattttaatgggagccgaaactcgctacccacatcaggaaaaattagccttagccctcgtagtcgccgctcgaaagccaaggccttatttccaatgtcacccaATAGCTGTGGTGACCACTTTTCCCCAACGTAATATTCTGCATAAACCTGAACTCTCAGGTAGGCTGGCCAAGTGGGCCATCAAATTAAgcgaatttgacatagaatataaacccaggactgcaattaagtcacaagttttggtagacgttgtggccgatttcagtccgggacttTTACCTCTGGCTACCAAAGAAGCATTAATagtgtcggaatcgacatcatAAGTCAGGACCTTGTGCACGGACagagcttccaatgtgaaagggtctgGGCTCGGCATAGTGTTGACCACACCCTCAGGAGAAATCCTAAGGCATGCCATAAGAATTGTTCCTATTATTTACAATGAAGCATGGTATGAAGCCTTAATAGCAGGGCTTGAAATGGATCGGGGATTGGACTCCGAGGTCGTGGAAATCAAGTGTGATtcccagctggtggtaaatcaggtctacgggatcttcgaagccaaagaggaatgcatgcaacaATGAGTAATGAAAGTCCAGGCTTTGTTTGCTcggttcagggaatggtcaattaTGCACATTCTGAGGGAAGAGAATGCGGAAGCAGACGCATTAGCCAATCTGGGCTCGTCTACATAAATGAAAGGATCGGACTTCAGTACGGTCGTTCAACTTATGCACTCAGTGCTGGATGCAGATAGCTATTATGAGGTAAAGGCAACCAATTTAGTCTGGGATTGAAGAAATAAGATCATTGACTATCACGAGCACGAAAAGTTGCCTTGAGATCCCAAGGCATCCCGGCCGCTACGCACTAAGGAAGCGCGATATAGTTTCAAATGACATCAATTATAAAAAAAGATCATTCCAATGCCCGTTGGCCCAATGTGTGGGAGCCTCCAAAGCTAACTATGTTATGCGAGGAGTCCATGAAGGGATCTGCGTAAATCACTCAGGCACAGATTCCTTGGTGCTAGAGTGAATTAGGATAGGATACTATTGGCCCCGGATGGAGCAGGATGCCAAGGATTATGttcaaaaatatgataaatgtcaacgCTACGCACCGttggtacatcaaccggcagaatTATTGCACtcagttttgtcaccatggccattcatgaagtgggggatggatatcgtttGACACTACCACCGCACCCGATAAGGTAAgaattcttttgattttaactgactatatttctaagtgggttgaagcaggtccttatcagaagattggCGAACGAGAAGTAGTAGATATCTTATGggagaatataatttgcaggGGATATCAAAAGTGATAGCCTATGACAGCGGGCCATAGtttataggcgcaaaggtcacaaagttccttgaagatttaATAATCAAAATGATCACATCATCACCTTATCATCTGAGCGTAAATGGCCAAGCAGAATCAGCAAACACGCTGGtcatacaaaatctcaaaaagagattggaaacAGCTAAGGGTAAATGACCCAAAGAGTTGTCGGGAGTACTATGGGCGAATCGGACAACAGCCAAGTCAAGCACAGGATAAAATCCTTTCTCTCTCATGTATGGAGCAGAAGCCTTAATCCCGGTGGATGTAAGAGAGACTACCCTAAGATATAAGGATGGCATCCCAAAAGCAgagagtggaaagatattaaaaTCAAATATCCAATCCCCGTtttttcaaagtgggagacttagTTTTGcggaaagtaactcagaacatCTGAGAGCTCAATACAGGGAAGTTAGGTCCGACAAGGGAAAGCCCCTAtcgggtttcagctgtcaccggaaaaagggtcatacgagttggaaaatcaagatggagaaaagttgccaagcAACTAGGACGTGTCACATCTCAAAAGATACTATTGCTAATGAGCATCGCCtacactgaaagtatgtgctccactctttttcccttcatccagtttttgtcccaattgggtttttcttgcaagatttttaacgaggcagcaatggaaagcatactatgaaggaaGCTTCAGCatcaacaataagacctttaaatgaaaAGGCACACAAGCAAAGAACCATTACGGAGTGGTTAGATAGTCGtttgctcgatagcaaagttcctaccgGGAAGTAAAGTTTGTCGTCGAACAAAGATTACCCAACCATTTACAAGTGCAAGACACTGGGGGATTGTTAGATAATttttggctcgatagcataaattcctaaggggaagtgaatTTTGCTATCAaactgaagattatctagcaattcactagtggaatcctcGAAGGTGTAAAACTTCAAGTGTTCAAATTCACATTTTTCACATTCAAACACTGGGCACTAGGGGGAAtaatatgaggatacgacaacaatgactgccacatcaACCGGAAGACAAAACTCGAAAACAAAGTTGTACCATCAGTCCTTTAATATCTATcgtgtttcttgtctgaacgatgcattaattttatcatttgaaagttaaacaagtacttcaaatgatagtgccgtaatgaacatgagacgtcctcttcaagagcaccgtaaacataaaagggccctctcttataaaacccTCACGGCAAAGGGTTGATTTTGGAGGAACTTATTCCCGAAATCAAAATGCTCTCGGGGAACAACGTACCCGAAGGCTTGCGCAATTCGACGCAAAGAATAAAACTTGCACAAATACTAAAAGAAAAGTACGCAGAGACCTGCGCTATGCAAAGAGAAAAATTTGCACAATACTCAAACGAAAAAGTTCTTCTATCCACAACAAAAGTAGCATCGATACAAAAgtatggaaaagaaaagaaaacaaaaactaAGCTACTGCATCTCCGGGACTCAGAGGAAGGGAAGCATCTGCGCCTCTAGTAGAAGTGGATGGATCCGCCGCCGGCTCATCATTTTGGCCTTTAGCATCATCACCTTCCGCTTTTTCTTCAGTTCCTGAGAACtcagaaccagaaccagaagaATCGGTAGCATCAGGCCGGGCCGGAAGACCCCTTTTGGCAGTTAACTCTAGCTCACGGTCCTTAGCGATTttggcatcaaaatcaatgacacccACTTTAGCCTCTTCCAAGTTTTTTCTCCTCATACTATACATAAAATATGTTTTTACAATAACaagggaagccgctcggcgcttgagttcttctataAGTCGGTTGACCTCGGCAAAAATATTTTCCCACCCGGATCTGGTGGACCAGAGGCTGAAATTGAGCTCGCGGATAGTGGAACTATAAACCTTATTGTTCTTTAGGATCCTCTTATGCTTCTCCTCCAACCGGGTATACTTTGCCTCAACAACAGTAACTTATTCAGTTTTGGAGGCTAAGGCTGCCTCCAAATCTTTCAACCTTTCTGCAGTGTCAACGTCAAGAACGGATGCAGCAAGAATGGCATTATGaacctcaacccatttggcccTAGTTTCTTTGAATTGTGCCTTTAATGGGGTGACCTCTTGGCTAAGAGTCACCACTTCTTGCTAActttgctgcaaccgagcctccAACTCAATAGCTTCGGTAGCTCGAGCTTCGAGCTCTGAGAGGCGAGAAGCAGTTTGGTCCCgctcggccaaaagttgatcttactcggaggtaagttcctccttatcacgaatcagcctttgaaggccctcagaagcaaggaaGTTGGCCTGCAAAACAAGAATGCAATTTCAAAACCCTGCCATAACACACGTAGAagaaataacagagaaaataagggTTGTACACCCACtgcattgtgcatggcattgttcaacaaacccTCTCCCGAGAGAGTTTGTATTTTTCCCAATCTTTCTCGGAAGCCAAGGGCTTCAGATAACAAGTTCCATCGGCTGGAACAACATATGGTATCCGGTGGAAAACGAGAGGGTGACGCTCCTCCTCCTTTATGGATCTTTTGAGGGGACAGCATAATGTTTCTCCAAGTTCCCGCgaactggggactggggaagaggGGCATTCTCCTCTCGGGCAACCAAGGCaagtggagatgatgtagcagttgttggtgGCGAAGGAAGAGTTTGTGAAtcaggagatgaagctgatggtgttGAAGGACGAGAAGTGGCTGTAGCAAACGCAGTGCTTgttgttggttgctcatcaaccgaagTTGGCAGGGACCCAGTACTCAGCCTCACAGTATTGGGCACGGCGACTGGGATTCTAaaatgggagttggcattttctacTATATCATACTCCCCCCAGAGTGCCGATGCATCATCCTCGGTTTGTGTAACTAACTCAATATTGAGCAGTCTGTTGAGTTGAGGAAGGTCGTCGTCTTCCATGTAGAAAAGCCCCCTCTTCACTGGCTTCTCCATCATCGTCGATCATCACAGTGTATATGGCCGGCTCGGGCCCGGGGCTCATCACCACAACTTTCGGAGATGACCCGGGTGTGGCACtctttgcctttttattttttccccCGGACGCGGAGGAAcgtcttctttttggttgcttgttctccgatCGGAGACTCCCAAAAGAAACACTTACACCAGAAGCAGGCCCAGAGACACCTGTTTGCGTAAAAGCCTCTTGCAGAAGCCTTGCCGCGTCAGCAGGATTAGCCAAAATATCCTCCTTGAGAACGACAACTGAGAAATGTTATACAACTTCCTTATACGAAAGGTAAAAACAAGATGACTtcgacttaccatgatttttggcctttcaCCCATacttaagggc from Nicotiana tomentosiformis chromosome 11, ASM39032v3, whole genome shotgun sequence encodes:
- the LOC138901662 gene encoding uncharacterized protein, whose translation is MRNIKEARFLKPMRSNPCKRDHNSCSEYHGTNGNRTGDYRHLRKEMATLLKNGHLREILSDWAKNNYGCSRDNAEPSKVGEDPQRLMINMIFSGNEIYDPGSSANIIQWRVLEQAKLTGSIISFTKLLAEFNLASVTTREEILQPTDVKGVMKTTLFEVVDDDMGYNIILKRPWLHELKVLPSTYH